The genomic window AATAATTGACCCAACGCATCCGGCGACCGGTCCTTCACGGTGATTTCCATATTGGGGACCTCCCCTTCCAGATGCGCCATCGCCGTGCCCTTGTATGCCTTGTCGTTGACAAAATCCAGTGTCTTTCCCGCCAGATAATTCAACCCGTCATCGTCGTTCTCAAAAGCGGGAACTTGCAACTGCCGGCGTGACGTTGCCACGCGAAGAAATGTTTCAAAAAGGATGCGGTTGCCCTCCTGCACCCATTGTCCCATAGAATGCAGATCGGTGGTGTATTCGACGGAAGCCGGAAAGATTCCTTTATGCTCTTTGCCTTCACTTTCCCCCGCCAACTGCTTCCACCATTCCAGAATATAGGCCAGGGAGGGATGAAACGCCGCCAGAACCTCAAGAGTCTTTCCCTTGCTGTAAAGCAGGTGCCTGATCGCCGCGTAAAGATAAGATAAATTCTTTTCCAGACTGGAATTGGCGGAAGCCGCCGCTTCCGCAGTTTTCGCCCCTTCGATCAACTCGCGAATATCGACGCCCGCCACCGCAATGGGAAGCAGACCCACAGGCGTCAACACCGAATACCTGCCTCCGACATCGTCCGGGATCACAAAGGTGGTGTACCCTTCTTCATCGGCCAGCGTTTTCAGCGCTCCTTTTTCCCGGTCAGTGGTGACGACGATGCGCTTTTTTGCGCCCGATTTCCCGTATTTTTTCTCCAGCTTATCTTTCAGCAACCGAAACGCCACCGCGGGTTCTGTCGTCGTTCCTGATTTGGAGATGACGTTCAAGCAAACGTCGCGTTCGGCAATCAGGTCGAACAAATCCGCGTGGTAGTCGGAACTCAGGTTGTGCCCGGCAAAATGAACTTCCGGAGACCCATGGCTTCCCCCGGTCAACTGATTGGCAAAGGTATGCCCCAAAAAGGAGATCGCCGCCCTGGCTCCCAGGTAAGAGCCGCCGATGCCTATACTGACAAACACATCGGAATGAGCGCTTATGTGCTTGGCCGACTGTTCGATTTCACCCAGTTGCTCTTTGGTCGTCTTGGAGGGCAAGTCCATCCAGCCGAGAAAATCCGATCCCTTTCCCGTCCTCTTTTCCAAATCTCCATGCAATTGGTCGATCCTGGGTTGCAGGCTTTGAATTTCCTGATCGGTCACGAACGGCGCAATATTTTCATAATTCAACTCAAGGGAGGTCACATCGATCCTTTCCAGAATTCAGGCAGGCTGGGAAATTCCGTTGACAATTTCAAAGTCATTATACATCCTGAACAAAAAGTATTTGGTTTTAACATTCCATTCTGAACTTCTTTTTTCTGCTTTCACCGGGCAATGAACTTTAAAATTATTGATTTACTGATTGGAACCTTCTCTGGAACCATTATAGCTTTTACGGTGAGTCAAATCATCCCTGCCCATGGGAATATGTTTTTGGCAATGGCGGCTGGTGGAGTCATCGGCATGGCTCTGAAGTTTACGCTGTTGATTCTTTTAGCTCCGTTTTTCGGGGCGTTTGAAGTCATGATTCCGGTGAGCCTCATTGCCATGATCGTCGGCATGGGAAGCGGCATGGCGGCCTCGGAAGGCAGTGCTCCCGTTTGGTGCATCACAACCATCGGCGGCCTGACAGGATGGATTGTGGCTATGATCATATTTTTTTCCAATAAAAACCTGCTTCGTTCCCATTGACTCATGGCCCCCAAAAAAAGCTACGATGGCGTTGCCAGGTTTTTTGACTATTTTAGAAAAGGCGACATGCGCCGCTGGGGGGACGCGCAAAAAAATCTTTTTCAGCAAATGAAGGGAAATGTTTTGCACATCGGTGTCGGCACCGGAATGGAGATCATCAATTTTCCGCCGGATCTTTTCATCACGGGCATCGACCTCAGCCCCAAAATGCTGGAGCGCGCCCTCTGGAGAGCGAGTCAGTATCAGGGCAGAATCAAGTTTTGCCTGATGAATTCGGAATCGCTCGCGTTTCCCGACAACACCTTCGACACCATCGTTACCGTCTGTGTGTTCTGCACCGTCGCCCACCCGGTCCGGGGTTTGGAGGAATGCCGGCGGGTTCTGAAACCCGGAGGGAAACTACTGATGTTTGAGCATGTTATGAGCAAAAACTTCATTTATGGCTTGAGTCTGAAGTTCATGTCCCTGTTCACCGAAGCCTTAGAGGGAACCCACCTGGACCGGAACACGGTCCAAAACGTCAAGAAAGCCGGGTTCGAAGTGCAATCTGAAAGAAATGTCTATTTAGACATCGTCAAAGCCATTGAAGGGGTTAAACCCGCCATACTGACTTAAACGGCCTTTTAAGGCCCCCAGAGAATTTCCGACGAAACTTTCCTATTTAACGGCCTCCGGTTTGGGAGTCGATACGACAAAATAGTTTTGCACCAGTTTATCGTCCATCAACCGGTTGGCCATCTGCATGGCTTTTTCTTTCATCTCAAAAGGGCCAACGCGGATTTTGTACCAGGTTCCTCCCGCCTGCCGTGGCGATTTGATGATAAAGATATCTTTGACGCCATTCTCTTTAAGAGATTGGATGAGCCGCTCTGCATGCTTCGAGGAAGTGACCGCGGCGACTTGAATGGAATGCACTTTTTTCGGTTTCGAGGCCACCGGTTTGGGACCGGGTGAAGCAACCTCCAAGGACGGTGTTTTCTCTTCAACGGGTTTCTTTTGGCCGGTTTTCCACTCCAGGAGACCCAACCCCGCCAGAATCAGAAAAAAGACGACAGATAGAGAACCCAGTTTTAGCCACAGACGGGATTTACCAAACACGATCATCCCGTCAATCCCTTTGAGAAGAAACTTCCTGCTCAGACGTTTCAGGAAGTTTCCCACGGCAACGACTCCCGTCCACAACTGGTGGGTGAAGGAGGTTTTCATTCCCAGCCGAACCTTGAGACGGCTGATTTCCTGAATGTCGTCGCCACTCAACAAATGAACTTTTTTAAGACGCCCTGAAATCCGGCTTTCTTCCACCGTTTTCCTGATTTCAGTCTGTTTCCCCGATTCCAACTGGGAAAACGCTTGCCCGCACTTTTCGTGCAAAACCGGGTCGATCCCTTCTAAATGCCCTTCGCAATAACTTCGACCGAGGATTTCCCGCATCTTTCCCTCTTCCGGCAAATGAAGCGGAAGAGCCTGCAAGTAAAACCGAAGCGCGTTTATGTCGGCGCGTTGGTTATCGAGCAAAACGGGAATCACAAATTGCAGGATTTCAGAAGCCATCCCTGATTTGTTCTCCACCGCATAAAGAAACATCGGCTCCGTTTTACCGGTAAACTTTTTCTGCCGAAGAAATATTTTGGCGAGATGGTTGATGATAAATTTGTCTTTGAAGTCCTCCGCACGCAACATCACCAGGAGCAGATCGATTTCATAATCTGTCAAATCCCCTCCCTGCCCGAG from Nitrospinaceae bacterium includes these protein-coding regions:
- a CDS encoding SAM-dependent methyltransferase, with product MAPKKSYDGVARFFDYFRKGDMRRWGDAQKNLFQQMKGNVLHIGVGTGMEIINFPPDLFITGIDLSPKMLERALWRASQYQGRIKFCLMNSESLAFPDNTFDTIVTVCVFCTVAHPVRGLEECRRVLKPGGKLLMFEHVMSKNFIYGLSLKFMSLFTEALEGTHLDRNTVQNVKKAGFEVQSERNVYLDIVKAIEGVKPAILT
- the pgi gene encoding glucose-6-phosphate isomerase, whose product is MTSLELNYENIAPFVTDQEIQSLQPRIDQLHGDLEKRTGKGSDFLGWMDLPSKTTKEQLGEIEQSAKHISAHSDVFVSIGIGGSYLGARAAISFLGHTFANQLTGGSHGSPEVHFAGHNLSSDYHADLFDLIAERDVCLNVISKSGTTTEPAVAFRLLKDKLEKKYGKSGAKKRIVVTTDREKGALKTLADEEGYTTFVIPDDVGGRYSVLTPVGLLPIAVAGVDIRELIEGAKTAEAAASANSSLEKNLSYLYAAIRHLLYSKGKTLEVLAAFHPSLAYILEWWKQLAGESEGKEHKGIFPASVEYTTDLHSMGQWVQEGNRILFETFLRVATSRRQLQVPAFENDDDGLNYLAGKTLDFVNDKAYKGTAMAHLEGEVPNMEITVKDRSPDALGQLFYFFERAIAMTGYLLDVDPFDQPGVEFYKKNMFQLLNKPGYGKG